The proteins below come from a single Candidatus Chlamydia sanziniae genomic window:
- the nusG gene encoding transcription termination/antitermination protein NusG: MFKWYVVQVFTAQEKKVKKALEDFKESSGMIDFIQEIILPIENVMEVKKGEHKIVEKYIWPGYLLIKMHLTDESWLYVKSTPGVVEFLGGGVPVALSEDEVKSILTDIEEKKSGIVQKHQFEVGSRVKINDGVFVNFIGVVSEVFHDKGRLSVMVSIFGRETRVDDLEFWQVEEVALGQESE; the protein is encoded by the coding sequence ATGTTTAAATGGTATGTCGTTCAAGTCTTCACGGCTCAAGAGAAAAAAGTAAAAAAAGCTTTGGAAGATTTCAAAGAATCCTCCGGAATGATTGATTTTATACAAGAAATTATCTTGCCAATCGAAAACGTTATGGAAGTTAAAAAGGGTGAACATAAAATTGTCGAAAAATATATTTGGCCAGGATACCTGCTTATTAAGATGCATCTTACCGATGAATCATGGCTCTATGTAAAGAGTACTCCAGGTGTTGTCGAATTTTTAGGCGGAGGTGTTCCTGTAGCGCTTTCTGAAGATGAAGTAAAAAGTATTCTCACAGATATAGAAGAAAAAAAATCCGGTATTGTTCAGAAGCATCAATTTGAAGTGGGTTCTCGGGTTAAGATTAATGATGGAGTGTTTGTCAACTTCATTGGGGTGGTTTCCGAGGTCTTTCATGATAAAGGTCGTTTAAGTGTTATGGTTTCGATTTTTGGGCGAGAAACTCGTGTAGATGATTTAGAATTCTGGCAGGTGGAAGAAGTAGCTCTGGGACAGGAAAGTGAATAG
- the rplA gene encoding 50S ribosomal protein L1 — translation MTKHGKRIRSILKGYDFSKPYSLQEGIDILKQCPAVRFDQTVDVSIKLGIDPKKSDQQIRGAVFLPNGTGKILKILVFAAGNKAKEAIDAGADFVGSDDLIDKIKTGWLEFDVAVATPDMMREVGKLGKVLGPRNLMPTPKTGTVTTDVSKSIGELRKGRIEFKADRAGVCNVGVGKLSFDGSQIKENIEALSAALIKAKPPTAKGQYLVSFTISSTMGPGISIDTRELMAS, via the coding sequence ATGACAAAACACGGAAAACGTATACGAAGCATCTTAAAAGGTTATGATTTTTCAAAGCCATATTCTTTGCAAGAAGGTATAGATATTTTAAAACAGTGTCCTGCAGTGCGCTTTGACCAAACGGTAGATGTTTCCATTAAATTAGGTATAGACCCTAAAAAGAGTGATCAGCAAATCCGTGGGGCTGTTTTTTTGCCTAATGGAACGGGAAAAATTTTAAAGATTTTAGTTTTTGCTGCTGGAAATAAGGCTAAGGAGGCTATTGACGCTGGTGCTGATTTTGTCGGTAGTGATGATCTTATTGATAAGATCAAAACTGGGTGGTTAGAATTTGATGTTGCCGTTGCCACGCCTGATATGATGCGTGAGGTGGGGAAGTTAGGAAAGGTTTTAGGGCCCAGAAATCTTATGCCTACTCCTAAAACAGGCACCGTAACCACAGATGTTTCCAAAAGTATAGGAGAGCTACGCAAAGGAAGAATTGAATTTAAAGCAGATCGTGCTGGCGTATGTAATGTGGGTGTAGGCAAATTATCTTTTGATGGTTCTCAAATTAAAGAAAATATTGAGGCGTTAAGTGCAGCTCTTATTAAAGCTAAGCCTCCAACAGCTAAAGGTCAGTATTTGGTTTCATTTACAATCTCTTCTACTATGGGACCTGGAATCTCTATAGATACTAGGGAATTAATGGCATCTTAA
- the rplK gene encoding 50S ribosomal protein L11, translating into MSNKKVVKIIKLQILGGKANPAPPIGPALGAAGVNIMGFCKEFNAATQDKPGDLLPVVITVYSDKTFTFITKQPPVSSLIKKTLNLESGSKIPNRTKVGKLTQTQIAIIAEQKMKDMDVILLESAKRMVEGTARSMGIDVE; encoded by the coding sequence ATGTCGAATAAAAAGGTAGTGAAAATAATTAAATTGCAAATCCTCGGAGGTAAAGCAAATCCTGCTCCACCCATCGGACCTGCTTTAGGTGCTGCTGGAGTAAATATTATGGGATTCTGTAAGGAATTTAATGCTGCAACTCAAGATAAGCCAGGAGATTTACTGCCTGTAGTAATTACTGTATATTCAGATAAAACTTTTACTTTTATAACGAAGCAGCCTCCAGTTTCTTCTTTGATTAAAAAGACCCTAAATTTGGAGTCCGGTTCTAAAATTCCTAATCGCACTAAAGTAGGAAAATTAACTCAGACTCAGATTGCAATTATTGCTGAACAAAAAATGAAAGATATGGATGTCATTCTTTTAGAATCTGCCAAGCGGATGGTGGAAGGTACTGCCCGTAGCATGGGTATAGACGTAGAATAA
- the rplJ gene encoding 50S ribosomal protein L10, giving the protein MKEEKVLLLQEVKEKISASQGFILLRYLGMTAVCSREFRNSLSEVSAEFEVLKKRILLKTLEATGVEISYSDEGHLGVVFSYGDPIVAAKQVLDFNKQHNNSLVFLAGRIDNASLSGEEVEAVAKLPSLKELRQQIVGLFAAPMSQVVGIMGSALSGIISCVQQKAEKN; this is encoded by the coding sequence ATGAAAGAAGAAAAAGTATTGCTTCTTCAAGAGGTAAAGGAAAAGATTTCTGCATCTCAGGGTTTTATTTTATTAAGATATCTTGGAATGACAGCAGTTTGCTCTCGGGAGTTTCGTAATTCATTATCCGAAGTTTCTGCAGAGTTTGAAGTTTTGAAGAAAAGGATTTTGTTGAAAACTTTAGAGGCTACTGGTGTAGAAATAAGCTACAGTGATGAAGGACATCTTGGAGTTGTATTTTCTTATGGAGATCCTATTGTAGCAGCAAAACAGGTATTAGATTTTAATAAACAACACAACAATTCTTTAGTTTTTCTTGCTGGAAGAATAGACAACGCCTCCCTTTCTGGTGAAGAAGTGGAAGCTGTCGCTAAACTACCATCTCTCAAAGAGCTTAGACAGCAAATCGTCGGATTATTTGCTGCGCCTATGTCTCAAGTTGTGGGAATTATGGGTTCTGCTCTTTCTGGTATTATCTCCTGCGTACAGCAGAAGGCAGAAAAGAATTAA
- the secE gene encoding preprotein translocase subunit SecE, producing the protein MKQQNHREALSHKLAAAKKQAKSAGGFLDEIKKIEWVNRRDLRKYVKIIIISIFGFGFAIYCIDLVFRKLLTFLGSIISFLFG; encoded by the coding sequence ATGAAACAGCAAAATCATCGCGAGGCTTTATCTCATAAACTCGCTGCAGCTAAAAAACAAGCAAAGTCTGCAGGTGGTTTTTTAGATGAAATAAAAAAAATTGAATGGGTGAATAGGCGAGACCTTAGAAAATATGTTAAAATCATTATTATCAGTATTTTTGGATTCGGATTTGCCATCTATTGCATAGATTTAGTGTTTCGTAAGTTGCTCACATTTTTGGGTAGTATCATAAGCTTTTTGTTCGGTTAG
- the rplL gene encoding 50S ribosomal protein L7/L12: MTIESLEVLVEKLSGLTVLELSQLRKLLEEKWDVTAAAPMVAVAGAVGGGEALAPVEPTEFIVTLEEVPADKKIGVLKVIREITGLALKEAKEMTEGLPKVVKEKTSKVDAEETVKKLQEAGAKASAKGL; the protein is encoded by the coding sequence GTGACAATAGAAAGTTTGGAAGTCTTGGTAGAGAAGTTGAGTGGCCTAACAGTGCTTGAACTCTCTCAATTAAGAAAATTATTAGAAGAAAAGTGGGATGTTACTGCTGCAGCTCCTATGGTTGCCGTGGCAGGTGCCGTTGGTGGTGGAGAAGCTCTTGCTCCTGTTGAACCTACAGAGTTTATAGTAACTCTTGAAGAGGTTCCCGCAGATAAAAAAATTGGTGTTTTAAAAGTTATTAGAGAAATCACAGGCTTGGCTTTAAAAGAAGCTAAAGAAATGACAGAAGGCTTGCCTAAAGTTGTCAAAGAGAAAACTTCTAAAGTTGATGCTGAAGAAACTGTCAAAAAATTACAAGAAGCAGGTGCAAAAGCTTCCGCTAAGGGACTGTAG
- the tuf gene encoding elongation factor Tu — protein MSKETFQRNKPHINIGTIGHVDHGKTTLTAAITRALSGDGLADFRDYSSIDNTPEEKARGITINASHVEYETPNRHYAHVDCPGHADYVKNMITGAAQMDGAILVVSATDGAMPQTKEHILLARQVGVPYIVVFLNKVDMISQEDAELVDLVEMELSELLDEKGYKGCPIIRGSALKALEGDISYIEKVRELMQAVDDNIPTPEREVDKPFLMPIEDVFSISGRGTVVTGRIERGIVKVSDKVQIVGLGDTKETIVTGVEMFRKELPEGRAGENVGLLLRGIGKNDVERGMVICQPNSVKPHTKFKSAVYVLQKEEGGRHKPFFSGYRPQFFFRTTDVTGVVTLPENVEMVMPGDNVELNIELICPVALEEGMRFAIREGGRTIGAGTISKIIA, from the coding sequence ATGTCGAAAGAAACTTTTCAACGTAATAAGCCCCATATCAACATTGGTACTATCGGGCACGTTGACCACGGGAAAACCACACTAACAGCAGCAATTACACGTGCGTTGTCAGGGGATGGGCTAGCCGATTTTCGCGATTACAGTTCGATTGACAATACTCCTGAAGAAAAAGCTAGAGGGATTACAATTAATGCTTCTCACGTTGAATACGAAACTCCAAATCGTCATTATGCTCACGTAGATTGTCCTGGCCATGCTGACTATGTCAAGAATATGATTACAGGAGCAGCACAAATGGATGGAGCTATTCTTGTTGTTTCTGCCACCGATGGTGCTATGCCTCAAACCAAAGAACACATTCTTTTAGCTAGGCAAGTAGGCGTGCCTTATATTGTTGTATTTCTCAACAAGGTAGATATGATTTCTCAAGAAGATGCAGAACTCGTTGATCTAGTGGAAATGGAATTAAGTGAACTTCTCGACGAGAAAGGATATAAAGGATGTCCTATCATTCGAGGCTCTGCATTGAAAGCTTTGGAAGGAGATATCTCCTATATCGAGAAAGTACGTGAATTGATGCAAGCGGTAGATGACAATATTCCTACCCCAGAAAGAGAAGTTGATAAGCCTTTTCTTATGCCCATTGAAGACGTATTTTCAATATCTGGTCGTGGTACAGTAGTGACAGGAAGAATTGAGCGTGGGATTGTTAAAGTCTCTGATAAAGTTCAAATTGTTGGGTTGGGAGATACAAAGGAAACTATCGTAACTGGCGTAGAAATGTTCAGAAAAGAACTCCCAGAAGGTCGCGCAGGAGAAAATGTAGGCCTACTTCTTCGAGGTATTGGCAAGAATGATGTAGAAAGAGGTATGGTTATTTGCCAACCTAATAGCGTAAAACCTCATACTAAATTTAAATCTGCTGTTTATGTATTGCAAAAAGAAGAAGGCGGGCGTCATAAGCCATTCTTTAGTGGGTATAGGCCGCAATTTTTTTTCCGCACCACTGATGTGACAGGCGTGGTTACTCTCCCTGAGAATGTGGAAATGGTTATGCCTGGAGATAACGTCGAGTTAAATATTGAACTTATCTGTCCCGTTGCTCTAGAGGAAGGAATGAGATTTGCTATTCGTGAAGGTGGTCGTACTATTGGGGCTGGAACGATTTCAAAGATTATTGCTTAA
- the rpoB gene encoding DNA-directed RNA polymerase subunit beta: MFKCPERVSVKKKEDILDLPNLIEIQIKSYKQFLQIGKLAEERENIGLEEVFREIFPIKSYNEATILEYLSYNLGVPKYSPEECIRRGITYSVTLKVCFRLIDETGIKEEEVYMGTIPIMTDKGTFIINGAERVVVSQVHRSPGINFEQEKHSKGNILFSFRIIPYRGSWLEAIFDINDLIYIHIDRKKRRRKILAMTFIRALGYSSDADIIEEFFKIEENVLKSEKDFALLVGRVLADNVIDETSSLVYGKAGEKLSTAMLKRMLDAGITAVKIAVDADENHPIIKMLAKDPTDSYEAALKDFYRRLRPGEPATLANARSTIMRLFFDPKRYNLGRVGRYKLNRKLGFAMDDEALSQVTLRKEDVIGALKYLIRLKMGDEKAGVDDIDHLANRRVRSVGELIQNQCRSGLARMEKIVRERMNLFDFSSDTLTPGKIVSAKGLASVLKDFFGRSQLSQFMDQTNPVAELTHKRRLSALGPGGLNRERAGFEVRDVHASHYGRICPIETPEGPNIGLITSLSAFAKINEFGFIETPYRIVRDGIVTDEIEYMTADVEEECVIAQASASLDEYNMFTEPVCWVRHSGEAYEAPTNTVTHMDVSPKQLVSIVTGLIPFLEHDDANRALMGSNMQRQAVPLLKTEAPIVGTGLECRAAKDSGAIVVAEEDGIVDFVDGYNVIVSAKHNPTIKRIYPLKKFLRSNSGTCINQKPLCSVGDVIIKGDVIADGPATDSGELALGKNVLVAFMPWYGYNFEDAIIISEKLIRKDAYTSIYIEEFELTARDTKLGKEEITRDIPNVSDEVLANLGEDGIIRIGAEVKPGDVLVGKITPKSETELAPEERLLRAIFGEKAADVKDASLTVPPGTEGVVMDVKVFSRKDRLSKSDDELVEEAVYLKDLQKGYKNQIAVLKTEYREKLGALLLNEKAPASIIHRRTADILVHEGVVFDQDTIEILEQEALVDLLMPPCEMYDVLKGLLSGYETTLQRLEVNYRTEVEHIREGDADLDHGVIRQVKVYVASKRKLQVGDKMAGRHGNKGVVSKIVPEADMPYLANGETVQMILNPLGVPSRMNLGQVLETHLGYAAKTAGIYVKTPVFEGFPENRIWDMMIEQGLPEDGKSFLYDGKTGERFDNKVVIGYIYMLKLSHLIADKIHARSIGPYSLVTQQPLGGKAQMGGQRFGEMEVWALEAYGVAHMLQEILTVKSDDVSGRTRIYESIVKGENLLRSGTPESFNVLIKEMQGLGLDVRPMVVDA, encoded by the coding sequence ATGTTCAAATGCCCTGAACGGGTCAGTGTCAAAAAAAAGGAAGATATCCTAGACCTTCCAAATCTTATCGAAATTCAAATTAAGTCTTATAAGCAGTTTCTTCAGATTGGCAAGTTAGCAGAAGAAAGAGAAAATATTGGTTTAGAAGAAGTTTTCAGAGAAATTTTTCCTATTAAATCTTACAATGAAGCCACGATTCTCGAGTATCTTTCTTATAATTTAGGTGTGCCTAAATATTCTCCAGAAGAATGTATTCGGAGGGGAATTACTTATAGTGTGACTTTAAAAGTCTGCTTCCGATTAATCGATGAAACGGGCATTAAAGAAGAAGAAGTTTATATGGGAACCATTCCCATCATGACTGATAAAGGAACTTTTATTATTAACGGCGCAGAACGCGTTGTTGTTTCACAGGTTCATCGTTCCCCAGGCATTAACTTTGAACAAGAAAAACATTCCAAGGGGAATATTCTTTTTTCATTTAGAATCATTCCTTATCGAGGGAGTTGGCTCGAGGCCATTTTTGATATCAATGACTTAATTTATATTCATATTGATAGGAAAAAACGTCGTCGTAAAATTTTGGCAATGACCTTCATTCGTGCTTTAGGATATTCCTCAGACGCTGACATCATTGAAGAATTTTTTAAAATAGAAGAGAACGTTCTTAAAAGTGAAAAAGATTTTGCTTTGCTTGTGGGAAGGGTTTTGGCTGATAACGTCATTGATGAGACCTCTTCCTTAGTTTACGGTAAGGCTGGAGAAAAGCTCAGTACAGCTATGTTAAAACGTATGTTAGATGCTGGGATTACTGCAGTAAAAATTGCTGTTGATGCTGATGAAAATCACCCTATTATTAAAATGCTAGCTAAAGATCCTACCGATTCTTATGAAGCCGCGTTGAAAGATTTTTATCGTCGATTACGTCCAGGAGAACCTGCAACTCTAGCAAATGCACGATCTACAATTATGAGATTATTCTTTGATCCTAAGCGCTATAACTTGGGACGTGTAGGTCGTTATAAGCTTAATCGTAAGTTAGGCTTTGCTATGGATGATGAAGCTCTATCTCAAGTTACCTTGAGAAAAGAAGATGTGATTGGCGCTTTAAAATACCTCATTCGCTTAAAAATGGGAGATGAAAAAGCTGGTGTAGATGACATTGACCATCTTGCAAATCGGCGGGTCCGTTCTGTTGGAGAACTAATTCAGAATCAATGCCGTTCTGGTCTTGCAAGAATGGAGAAAATTGTTCGGGAAAGAATGAATTTATTTGATTTTTCTTCAGATACCTTAACACCCGGAAAAATTGTTTCTGCTAAAGGTCTTGCAAGTGTATTGAAAGATTTCTTTGGGCGTTCGCAATTGTCACAATTCATGGACCAAACCAATCCTGTGGCTGAGCTGACTCATAAACGACGTCTTTCTGCTTTAGGTCCTGGGGGGTTAAACAGGGAACGTGCAGGGTTTGAAGTTCGAGATGTCCATGCCAGTCACTATGGACGTATCTGTCCTATTGAAACGCCGGAAGGACCGAATATTGGTTTAATTACTTCTCTGTCGGCTTTTGCTAAAATTAATGAGTTTGGATTTATTGAAACGCCCTACCGTATTGTCAGAGATGGTATTGTAACAGATGAAATCGAGTATATGACAGCCGATGTGGAAGAAGAATGTGTGATTGCTCAAGCTTCTGCAAGTTTAGATGAATACAATATGTTTACTGAACCTGTATGTTGGGTGCGTCACAGTGGTGAAGCTTACGAAGCGCCTACGAACACAGTAACACATATGGACGTTTCTCCCAAACAGCTTGTCTCTATTGTAACAGGCTTGATTCCTTTCCTAGAGCATGACGATGCTAACCGTGCTTTAATGGGATCCAACATGCAACGTCAAGCAGTGCCTTTACTTAAAACAGAAGCTCCTATTGTAGGTACAGGACTAGAGTGTCGCGCTGCCAAAGATTCTGGAGCGATTGTTGTTGCAGAAGAAGATGGTATAGTAGATTTCGTCGACGGTTATAATGTTATTGTTTCTGCTAAACATAATCCAACGATTAAGCGTATATATCCTTTAAAAAAATTCTTAAGATCAAATTCTGGTACGTGTATTAATCAAAAGCCTTTGTGCTCAGTAGGTGATGTAATAATAAAAGGCGACGTGATTGCCGATGGACCTGCGACAGACAGTGGAGAGTTGGCCTTGGGTAAAAATGTCCTTGTTGCCTTTATGCCTTGGTATGGATATAACTTTGAAGACGCTATCATTATATCCGAAAAACTAATTCGAAAGGATGCGTATACCTCAATTTATATCGAAGAATTTGAACTAACCGCACGGGATACAAAATTAGGGAAAGAGGAAATTACTCGTGATATTCCCAACGTATCTGATGAGGTATTAGCTAATCTTGGAGAAGACGGGATTATTCGTATTGGTGCTGAAGTAAAACCTGGAGATGTTCTTGTCGGTAAAATTACACCGAAATCAGAAACAGAATTAGCTCCTGAAGAGCGCTTGCTGCGTGCTATCTTTGGAGAGAAAGCCGCCGATGTTAAAGATGCCTCTTTAACAGTTCCTCCTGGTACGGAAGGTGTAGTTATGGATGTGAAGGTCTTTAGTAGAAAAGACCGCTTGTCTAAAAGTGATGATGAGCTTGTAGAGGAAGCTGTTTACCTTAAAGATCTCCAAAAGGGATATAAAAACCAAATTGCCGTATTAAAAACGGAATATCGTGAAAAATTAGGAGCTCTTTTACTGAATGAAAAGGCTCCAGCTTCTATTATTCATCGTCGTACGGCTGATATCCTAGTCCATGAAGGAGTTGTTTTTGACCAAGATACTATAGAAATTCTTGAGCAAGAAGCTTTAGTCGATCTTCTCATGCCTCCTTGTGAAATGTATGATGTATTGAAAGGATTATTGTCAGGTTATGAAACTACTCTGCAACGTTTAGAAGTAAACTATAGAACTGAAGTTGAACATATTCGAGAAGGCGATGCAGATTTAGATCATGGTGTAATTCGCCAAGTAAAAGTTTATGTTGCTTCTAAGAGAAAACTTCAAGTCGGAGATAAAATGGCAGGGCGTCATGGAAATAAAGGCGTCGTATCCAAGATTGTTCCTGAAGCGGACATGCCTTATCTTGCCAACGGTGAAACCGTACAGATGATTCTTAATCCTCTAGGTGTGCCTTCAAGGATGAACCTAGGACAAGTATTGGAAACACATCTTGGTTATGCTGCAAAAACTGCAGGCATTTACGTTAAAACTCCTGTATTTGAAGGATTCCCGGAAAATCGTATTTGGGACATGATGATCGAGCAAGGATTGCCAGAGGATGGCAAGTCCTTCCTTTATGACGGTAAAACGGGTGAGCGATTTGATAATAAGGTCGTTATTGGTTACATTTATATGCTAAAACTCAGTCACTTAATTGCTGATAAAATTCACGCAAGATCTATTGGACCCTACTCCTTAGTTACACAGCAGCCTCTTGGAGGTAAAGCTCAAATGGGTGGACAAAGGTTTGGAGAGATGGAGGTTTGGGCTCTAGAGGCTTATGGTGTGGCCCATATGCTTCAGGAAATTCTTACAGTAAAATCTGATGATGTCTCTGGACGGACGAGAATCTATGAGTCGATTGTTAAAGGAGAAAATCTTTTAAGATCAGGAACTCCTGAATCTTTTAATGTCTTAATTAAGGAGATGCAAGGTTTAGGACTTGATGTTCGTCCTATGGTAGTAGACGCTTAA
- the infA gene encoding translation initiation factor IF-1 — protein MAKKEDTLVLEGKVEELLPGMHFRVLLENGMPVTAHLCGKMRMSNIRLLVGDRVTVEMSAYDLTKARVVYRHR, from the coding sequence ATGGCAAAAAAAGAAGATACTCTTGTTCTCGAGGGTAAGGTGGAAGAACTTCTCCCAGGAATGCATTTCCGTGTTCTATTAGAAAACGGTATGCCAGTAACTGCGCATCTCTGTGGCAAAATGCGTATGAGTAATATCCGTTTACTTGTCGGAGACCGTGTAACTGTGGAAATGTCCGCTTATGATTTAACAAAAGCAAGAGTTGTCTATAGGCATCGTTAA